CAGCACTACGGCTACCGAACCTATACCGATTTCGGTGTCGCGTTCCGTCTCAACCGCTTTCTTTACGCCCTGTGCTGGACGGGATCGGACCGACCGTCGGCTCTCTTCGACCGGGCCGTCGCATGGTTGCTGGAAGCCAAGGTCCTGCTGCCGGGCCTGTCTGTGCTGGAAAGGGCCGTGGCAAGGGTTCGCACACGGGCGAACAGCCGGCTGCATAGATTGCTGATCGAGTCGATGACGCCCGAGCAGCGTGCGCGACTGGATAGCCTGGTCGCTGTTTCCGAAGGCAGTCGGCAAAGCCCGCTCGACCGGCTGCGCGATGGACCGTACATTCAGAGCGGGCGGGAGATCAGCCGTGCACTCGGCCGTCTGGAAGAGATTCGCACCCTCGCAAGCGGCCTGCCGTCGCTCGATCGGCTGCCACCGGGTAAAGTCACGGCGCTGGCGCGGTTTGCCAGCGCTGCAAAGGCTCAGGCCGTTTCGCGTCTGCCGGCCGACCGGCGCGCTGCAACCCTGCTGGCCTTTATTCGAACACTCGAAGCATCGGCCGGGGATGATGTCATCGATCTGTTCGACGCGGTTACGACATCGATGGTGTCGGAGGCGTCGTCGGCCGCCAAGCTGGCAAGATTGCGGTCGCTGCGAGACCTGGATGCAGCGGCACTGAAGTTACGCGACGCGGCGATCGTCATTCTCGATCCCGAAACGCCCGACGATGCAGTCCGCACCGCAATCTTCGACCTGATCGACAGGCAGGCGCTTGACGCGGCCGTCGAGCGTGTCGGCACCCTCGCGGAACCTCACGACGACACCTACTTTACCGAACTCAGGAAGCACAATCGCAAGATTGCCTATACGCCGGGACTGCTCGCCGGCCTCGATCTCGGCGCGGCTCCCGCCGGCCGGCCCTTGCTGGAGGCCATTGATTATCTCCGTGTGGTTCATTCCGGCCGCAAGCGCGCCGGCCCACCACCAACAGCCTTTGCGCCAAAGGCATGGCAGACCCAACTCAAGACTGCCGATGGCGCTGTCGATCTGACAGGATATCGGCTCTGCATCCTGGACGAACTGCGCCGCGCCATTCGCCGGCGCGACATCTTTCCGGTTCACTCACTGCGGTATGCCGATCCGCGCAAGGGGCTGCTATCAGGTCCAGCATGGGAAGCTGCACGTCCGACGGTCTGCCGCACCGTCGGAGTGTCCACCGTTGCTGACGAAGAACTCGGGCGTTTGTCGAGCCGGCTAGACCGAGCCTATAGGGAAACCGCCGATCGTGTCCCGCTGAACCCGGCCGTCACCATCATCAATACCTCGGAAGGCTCGGACCTGTCCCTCGATCGCCTGGAAAAGATCGAGGAACCGCCTAGCCTCATCGCGCTGCGCGCCGCGATCGATGCGCGTCTGCCTCGGCTCGATCTGCCCGAACTGATCATGGAAATGCATGCGAAAACCGGCTTTGCCGATCTCTTCACCCACGCCAGCGAGGGCGGCTCACGCGCGGAAAACATCGCAACCAGCATCTGCGCCGTTCTTGTCGCCGAAGCGACCAATACCGGATTCGAGCCGCTGGTTCGCATCGATACCCCGGCACTTCGACGCTCCCGGCTCAGCTGGGTCAAGCAGAACTTCCTGCGCGCCGAGACGCTGACCGCCGCAAACGCCGCTCTGGTCGCGGCGCAAAACGCCATCCCCCTGGCGAGAAAATGGGGCGGCGGTGAAGTGGCGTCCGCCGATGGATTGCGGTTCGTCGTGCCGGTCCGCACCATTCATTCCGGCCCCAATCCGCGATATTTTGGGCAGGAGCGCGGTATCACCTGGTACAATCTCGCTTCAGATCAGTTTACCGGCCTCAACGCCATGACCGTTCCAGGCACCCTGCGCGACAGCCTCAACCTCCTCGCCGTCGTGCTGGAACAGGAGACC
This genomic window from Roseateles sp. XES5 contains:
- a CDS encoding Tn3 family transposase codes for the protein MPVGYLSESQAREYGCFPDELTPDQLARYFHLDDADRAFVALHRGDHNRLGVAVQLGSLRILGTFPEDPTEAPVPALRFTARQLSLTEPEELIAEYARSEGRWRHAPRIRQHYGYRTYTDFGVAFRLNRFLYALCWTGSDRPSALFDRAVAWLLEAKVLLPGLSVLERAVARVRTRANSRLHRLLIESMTPEQRARLDSLVAVSEGSRQSPLDRLRDGPYIQSGREISRALGRLEEIRTLASGLPSLDRLPPGKVTALARFASAAKAQAVSRLPADRRAATLLAFIRTLEASAGDDVIDLFDAVTTSMVSEASSAAKLARLRSLRDLDAAALKLRDAAIVILDPETPDDAVRTAIFDLIDRQALDAAVERVGTLAEPHDDTYFTELRKHNRKIAYTPGLLAGLDLGAAPAGRPLLEAIDYLRVVHSGRKRAGPPPTAFAPKAWQTQLKTADGAVDLTGYRLCILDELRRAIRRRDIFPVHSLRYADPRKGLLSGPAWEAARPTVCRTVGVSTVADEELGRLSSRLDRAYRETADRVPLNPAVTIINTSEGSDLSLDRLEKIEEPPSLIALRAAIDARLPRLDLPELIMEMHAKTGFADLFTHASEGGSRAENIATSICAVLVAEATNTGFEPLVRIDTPALRRSRLSWVKQNFLRAETLTAANAALVAAQNAIPLARKWGGGEVASADGLRFVVPVRTIHSGPNPRYFGQERGITWYNLASDQFTGLNAMTVPGTLRDSLNLLAVVLEQETELQPTEIMTDTAGYTDTVFGIFYLLGYQFSPRIADVGGARFWRADAKANYGILDDLAANRINMKLIIEHWDDLLRLAGSLKLGVVQAAGLTRTLQTNDRPTRLARALQELGRLIKTLYLLRFIDDESYRRRILVQLNRGEGRHQLARVIFHGKRGELRQRYHEGQEDQLGALGLVVNLVVLWNTIYTDAAVNQLLTEGYDVKPEDVTRLSPLGFRHVNMLGRYAFTLPDFVARGELRPLRDPKTADPDDEP